The window AGAACGCTATCGTTGAGCGATTTAACAGGACTTACCGCGAAGACATTCTTGATGCTAACTTATTCTTTTCATTGGATCATGTCTATGAAGTAACTCAACCCTGGAAAGAAGATTACAACCAAGAAAGACCCCACGAGTCCCTGAACTATTGTACACCAAATGAATACGCGGCATGATGTGGGTTTTTGAAGGCATAGCACTCGGAAAATGGGTAAAAAGAAAGACGTCCAACAATCGAACGCCTCCCTTTCATTTTCGTCGGTCAATTTATCCCTGATGAGTTGCTCCCCAGCAGAGCTCATTTCCGTTTCAATTGAACAGTTCAAATTTCAATTTAATCAACTATATTTACAAACTGTCGAAAAAAGCAACCACTTACCCTTTACCTTCAAATAATTTAAGTCTGATGAATAAAGTCATTTATGTAGTTTTATTTATTTTTGTATATGCTTCTTCCTGCTCTCCATCACCAGAAAAACAGGCTAAAGAGATCATTGCCTCATCTATTTCCTATCACGACCCCAAATCCAATTGGGGAAATTTGGAGCGTATTGTTGTAGAAAAGCAGCAGATCAATTATGATTCAGAAGGTCTTGAAACAAGCGAAATCATATTTTCTCAAGAGTTCCGACTCAAGCCTTATTTCGAAGCAAAGCATACTTGGGAAAAAGATAGCATCACTCACAAAGTGACCTTTGATGGCTTAAACGTAAACTATATGATGGGGGAAAATGAGGTGCTGAATCCAGGATTTCTCAAAAGCAATAAAGCTGAATTGGAATTAGCCTATCTGGATTTGGTTATGCCGATGACACTTTCTTCAATGTCAAAAAGCCTACTATATCAAAATAAAATCAATCTCTCAGATAATAGAGTAGCTGAAACTGTTGCGGTAGAGTTGAAAGATGGTAAAAACCTAGACCTCTATTTTCTACCGGAAACCTATCAACTTATTGCTTATAAACAAAAGATAAGAGATGAATTTGAGGTTGTAAATAATGTTGAAATGCAGGACTATAAAGGGATGAGTTTTCCTGCAAAAAAAGAGGTCTTTGCTTCTGATAGTCTTGGGAATCATCTTTATCTTAAATCAATCATTACCTATCAATTAACAAATTGATTCCTTAAATTTCGAAAAACCTTAATCTACCCTTGAAATGAAATACGCTTTAATTTATTTACTGGGAGCATTTTTGCTCTTCTCCTGTGATCCAAAATCGGAAGCTGAAAAAATCATTGATCAATCGATTGCCGCACATGGGGGGACCAAGTTTGAGTCTTCCAGAATCAGTTTTGACTTCCGAGATCGATCTTATCAAATATTCAAATCACCATCTGCTTATGAATATATCAGGTCATTTTCGGATAGTACAGGCCAAGTGAAAGATGTGTTGAATAACTCAGGATTTACACGGTTTGTAAACGAGGAGAAAGTTGAGTTGGAAGAAAAAAGAGAGAAAGCTTTTACTAATTCTGTCAATTCTGTAGCCTACTTTGCTTACTTGCCCTATGGCTTAAATGATCCTGCTGTTTTCAAAAATCTTGTGGGGGAAACAGAAATGGATGGTAACAAATACCATGTGATCAAAGTGACTTTCTCTGAAGAGGGTGGAGGCGAAGATTTCGATGATGAATTTTTATATTGGATCAATCAGGAAACCTTTTTGGTGGATTATTTGGCTTATTCCTACCATACAGATGGTGGAGGAGTTCGCTTCCGCAAAGCAATCAAAAAACATGAAATCGGCGGCCTGATTCTTCAAGATTACGAAAACTACAAGCCAGCTGATGAAACTGTTCCCGTCGAAGAAATGGAAGCATTGTATAAAGCAGGTGAATTGGAATTACTCTCTGAAATCTTGTTAGAGAACGTAGTGGTGGAGTAGGGGAAGATTGGAGATTTTAACCAGAAACTTAATTCACAAATTATCACAATAACAAATCCTTATTCCCTCAATAACCAATCCCTAATTCCCTGTTAACCAATCTCTAATTCCTAGTTCCTGATCACCCAATAACTAATCCTCAGAGCTCCTCAAAAGCAGGTTTCATATTTGCCCAAAAAGCATCGAGGGCAATAATTCGTGGCTTGAGGAAGGAAATGATTTTTGACCAATCATTCCCATCCATCACATTTGCGTCAAGTAGGATGATGTAGATTTTAGAGCTGATCTTTCCAAATTCATCTTCGTGATGTAACTCCCAGTTCCATTTTTCTCCAATTTCAGATTGAAGGAGGTTTTTGAATTCGACAAACTGCTCAAAAAATAACTGTTGTAATTCAATATCTGGGTGATTGATTTCAATACCAATAGAGGCGAAATCATTTTCCGCTTCCATTCTGAAAAAAATATGTTTGATGCCAGTTTTATAATTGGACCAATTGACGCGAACCCCCGTTTCTGAGGGTACAGGCTTCATATATTGACCAAATGCCGTCCAAAAATCTTTCCTGATTTTAGATTTTTCTGCCTTACTGTACATCAATCAATAACTTTTTGGGCTATCTGTAGGAAGGACGATTATAAAGTCAGCAATTCCTTTGGAAGCTTCGAGTAGGGAAGTGGTATCACCCTGTTCGACAGTGGCAATGGTTAAGATTTTTATCTTAGGATATTCTTTTCTCAAGTACCATACGATTCCTTCATAGTTGTTGGAATGGTAAGAACCATTGACGTGAAAGATGCTTTTCTTTTTATTGATAAATTCAAAAAGTGAATAGGCCATAGTAGCATCTTTGATGGCTTGGGCTTCGACCATAAAGTCTGCATTCATTCCAGAACCATGCATCATCCCTTTCATTCCCTCATATCCTGGCAATGTCATATCTACTTCGATTGGCAGGGGAGCAATGGATTTTTTTGCTTCTTTTGAGAAAGTCTCAAGACTTCCCAAACCTTCACGACTGACTACAGATGCGTATTTTCTAGGGATATTTGTGGCGACAAAAGGAATTTGATTTTGTTTGGCAAATAGCATCAAAGGCTTGTAATCTGGAATGTAATTATTCCAAAGTTTAGCTTCAGCCTCAAAGTTTTTATCGGTGATTTTTCCTTCAAGCCATTCATCGATATTCAATTGAT is drawn from Belliella baltica DSM 15883 and contains these coding sequences:
- a CDS encoding DUF6503 family protein, whose protein sequence is MKYALIYLLGAFLLFSCDPKSEAEKIIDQSIAAHGGTKFESSRISFDFRDRSYQIFKSPSAYEYIRSFSDSTGQVKDVLNNSGFTRFVNEEKVELEEKREKAFTNSVNSVAYFAYLPYGLNDPAVFKNLVGETEMDGNKYHVIKVTFSEEGGGEDFDDEFLYWINQETFLVDYLAYSYHTDGGGVRFRKAIKKHEIGGLILQDYENYKPADETVPVEEMEALYKAGELELLSEILLENVVVE
- a CDS encoding ChaN family lipoprotein, which gives rise to MIKKLLICTFISLLSINVNAQGKIYQIYSSNGELLDEKQLFESINQAEVTFFGELHNNSVAHWLQLQILKNLKENQKDIILGGEFFERDDQLNIDEWLEGKITDKNFEAEAKLWNNYIPDYKPLMLFAKQNQIPFVATNIPRKYASVVSREGLGSLETFSKEAKKSIAPLPIEVDMTLPGYEGMKGMMHGSGMNADFMVEAQAIKDATMAYSLFEFINKKKSIFHVNGSYHSNNYEGIVWYLRKEYPKIKILTIATVEQGDTTSLLEASKGIADFIIVLPTDSPKSY
- a CDS encoding DUF4268 domain-containing protein, producing MYSKAEKSKIRKDFWTAFGQYMKPVPSETGVRVNWSNYKTGIKHIFFRMEAENDFASIGIEINHPDIELQQLFFEQFVEFKNLLQSEIGEKWNWELHHEDEFGKISSKIYIILLDANVMDGNDWSKIISFLKPRIIALDAFWANMKPAFEEL